tataacaacaaatactaaaaacagaataaaataaagatttaaatggggctcccatacaaaaacgtgatttttgaccaaagttaagcaacgtcgggagtggtcagtacttggatgggtgaccgtttttttttgctttttttttgttttttttttatatggtacggaacccttcgtgcgcgagtccgactcgcactttcccgatttttatttgagatttaaataaagctagaattatatggttttcccgcaagctaccggtcggtgaccgagtaggtcgcacccattgtcaaaattgaaactaactggggatctattttaacacattcaacaccaagaacccgactgtcgggtacactgttcgtagcgactacgcgctacatatgacgaaaccgtggctacgcgctacgagcgtaacccgtagcacttagtggtattgaatgtgttaaagtttatttatgttatttctgtgtcaaatttgttgtctgttaagtgacgataaatgtatccatatttacagttaattatccaccttttccttatttttattaaaagaaaaatgaaaaattccggccaaccctaaaattaaaaaaaaaaagacgtagaacgtaaacgttcgcagtgcagttgttttcctttgtgatttcgatgtgcaaaacattttacgtagtattgctgttgtgagtgacagacgtcaaataccgcaaataatgttatttacactatacgaGTTTGGCTAGCAGGGCCAGTGGTAAATAATAGTTCACGGAAGGGATGCTCCCAATTCACCCATCCGGTGACGGCCGGGTAAGGGAGTGTACTTTGTGTAACAAATTGTTATTTACTACTTAGTTACTGATTTAAACCTTTACCAACAATGTTGTAAAGGTTTGAATCAGTAAATTATACAAATAGGGAATaatacgcaaaactctgcgtagagggcgtcactaactcaatcacataTTATGGCCCAGAGTCAGAcgaagaatagtctgcagcggatttgatagcccacgcagtgaaagtgttattttaaacgtcaaacttctatgaaattatgatgtataaatgacacttgcactgcgtgggctatcaaattctctgcagactttttttggtccgactctaccgtgaaacacgacaatcgaaagttcggttgctgcctctctatcactcttgcttattccaTCGatggagaggcagataacgaaatttctgttttcgcgtttcgcggtaggccacctgtaaacaatatgtcattagggcgagcgaagcgagccctatcactattcgacaaactatgcattcttgtggtacactttacggaaaaactatcgcactgttaggtttgaaatttaacatagtaatttaaattcatgtctagatgtgttatcaaacataaaaatataattttataaacctaaaaaataaaataaaggaataacactttgtattactactagcgccatctgttagaaaaattatgaattaaaattcgtgctaatgtactatgtgctaacaatgatgaatacaaaagtgtgttaaaatttagcaattaagtgtCTGTGAATACTgaaacattcaatgttgctgtatattcactgcggaggtcaatttattcGTATGTTCCGTTCTGTGACGCCGATGAAccgatcagtcatgttgtgttagcaaacttaagggtactttcagttcgagaaacagttttagtgttactTTTCCTTGGAACTGCCAcaattacatataaataaagataagcatattaggtaatacaaacttcagtgacttaaggggcccactgattaacagtccgccggacggaatcggcctgtcagttacaacaaaattttaagagttccgaacaactgacaggccgataccctccgacggactgttaatcagtgggcccctttagggccaatacagacggactacaacccgactgcgacttgtatggaaactgcacgccgactgcacgccaattgcaacgtcggcgtgcagctcaacaaaatgacccagaaccctggcagtacccagtggaactcaggtttggtgcaacataggcacacgctgttttagtaattcgacacgtcttgatgagcacttgggagagcagtacccaagatagagctgatgctgagtacctagcggaactcagatttggtgcaacatagacacacgctgggttggacatccgactcgtcatgatgatcacttttggtagagcagtacccaagatagctgatgctgaaccctggcagtacctagtggagctcgggttttatacaacataggcacacgctgttttggtcatccggccgactcgtcttgatgagcacttaggagagttgtacccaagatagagctaatgctgaaccctagctgtacctagtggaactcaggtttggtgcaacataggcaaacgCTGTTTTAGTAATTTGACACGTCTtcatgagcacttgggagagcagtacccaagaaagagctgatgctgaaccgtggcagtacctattggaactcaggtttggtgcaacatagacaaacgctgtttcatcatccgactcgtttttttagcacttgggagatacccaagatagagctgtagcggaaccctggcagtatttagtggaattatggtttgttgcaatataggcacacgatgttttggtcatctcactcgtcttgatgagcacttgggagagcagtacccaagatagagctgatggtgaaacctggctgtacctagtggaactcaggtttggtgcaacataggcacacgctgttttagtaatttgacacgtcttgatgagcacttgggagagcagtacccaagaaagagctgatgctgaaccgtggcagtacctagtggagctcgagataggtgcaacatagacacacgctgttttcgcttttttgagcacttgggagatacccaagatagagctgtagctgaaccctggcagtatttagtggaactcaggtttgttgcaacatagacatacgctattttggtcatctcactcgtcttgataagcacttaagagagcaaattatacgtaagtttatgtgcggagcagcatgattaccgccagtaggtgtccagacgggatagttttacgctcaattgtgtggtatgggcgcataaataaattcaaggacattggctcgctgacccaacattatgtaggaaagccagttggcttccttacaaaaactactgggcgaccgtgtaggatgtaataagcgcttatgaaattgtatattacgtgtgggtgatattggcaatttgattttgtcgtctggactcgtttttaatggacaaagtaaaagctgtaacagacaggcgtaccggacagcgaccggggtccggtcagtatatttctttcttgctctcacttatagctgcgtccttaacggattTATTTCGGACCCACgcgatcgaacatggaacaagcctcggactggatcgaagtcgcggtccggtacgtttaggtaggaAAACtacgcgagcccttacaaagctctgctttttgctagtaataaaaacttgacaaaaaactgtttaaggcgtagtaaatataagttactctatggtttactaaacaaattagtgcttcactctggcggcagaacattgcagtaataccacagaataaataatagtactagagtctggctagccaaattttgttgactGATATTTCCTTGtggtatcaccaattgtctatgatttttaaaaaagctaaaagtctgttgtcaatttatgtcatccattcaaattgttcgcggtaTATAAGcggtttatttgaaaaaatattaataatgactataccgagtgaggtccgGAACCTATTATTTAAACTCGCAAACAATTACGGTAATGTGCGCAGTCGCCAAGAAGCGTTATATaaagaaaaactgcaatgtttacaagtcgtaagcaatttagtaggttggtgctctaatattttgatactttaagtaggtactagttCTAAAATTTGCCTATAAGTTTGATTAAGTACGTAAATTTATTAATgcctgaatctcataaacaggacaagtgtgtaaagaAACGGTTAAATTAGAaattctggaaaatatcaacaaaatcaaaacattggaacgtaagGAGTTATTTACTGAAAACCAATATTTAGAAGAAATCTGTGGAGTGACTGGTCAGTAGTTAAAgttgatataaaaatataaaataaacgttAACGTTTCGAAACATGTCCAATGTCCATACAGCGTGGCTGTTAACGAGAATGCAGTTAGCATTCTCGTTGACAGGGAAGTTTTGGGGTTATTTAGAGCattttttactatgggaccaaccccggcattgcgaaaaaaaatttggctgtttcataatactcgtatacattttggctggtccattttctatgagaGGGTAAGTTGCTCAGTATTAATCCTAAAACCTCCATGGCACCGGgactgcagttattttttagccaccgtgtacgTGTATATGAGCGGCCAACGTGTCGATGGAATctttaggtatacctacttaacttAACCATTGACCTAACCTAAAGTAACGTAACTTAATGGTCACATAGACAGACGTATGAAACTCGCAAAATGGAAATTACCACTATATTGATTGCAATTTTGCGAGTCTaccattattatttgtatgtctttcccatcacggaacaatggtgttccggacctttgggaggcgtgcgcggagccgaagccaacacgtagaggcccttttgacactttaatgaaatgtaaggggtacaccgagcggaggctgcccttgcccgtgtcatgggacgcacgcagaggcagcacccgccagggtgtaaggactattgagagttgatggaatctaaaatgaactaggttattgggtgaaagcgatggactaagaactgagctatggggtaaaaaaccggacgcctgcctaataaaacggtatgcaattttatttccggcagacggtgactcgccctcacaagatgggcccccacaaaaagcgacatctaggatggctcaagggcaacaccggtgtgagcggctcaggggtgtcgagaggtgtgcgccgctttctacccagtggctgttaacagccactgtgccaactcgcgtcttatgcatatttcacttccacccctggagcttatagctctaacgactccactctggccggccggctaaggcaagccagaggcagagaatcctgtcccacccaccctccttgcgggtaacagaactccccaggagcactcgggtacgtgaggtcgctaatccccaacagctcgccacaagctgccctgcgttgactgattgcactggtaaaaccagcgggcgatggggtcgtcacatccctacgccttattaaattatattattgatTAAAGTTTTTTTCGTACAGGTTTTTGTGTTTCAACTTTGAAAAATATACTAAATGAAGGCAAACAAAACAATGGTGACTTTAGTACTCCGGGGCAAAAGCGGCCTCATCAAGCTACCAAATCAAACTTGGATAGCTTCGATGTTCAAgccatcaaaaataaaattaatgaatattATGTGGTCAGAAAACAAGTACCTACTCTCAGAACCCTTTTGGCTGATTTAAAAGAATCGATAAATTTTACTGGATGCAAAGAAACTTACGTCAAATATTGTTGGCGAACGGTTTTGAATTTAAACAGAACAAGAATGAACGTTCAGAGCTAATTGAGCGGCACGATATTGCAGCTTGGCGGCATCATTTCTTGAGCACCATTGCTTTGAAACGTGCTGAAGGCAAACCGATAATATATCTGGACGAAACTTATGTTCATCAACATTACAAACCAAAAAAGTCTTGGCAGGGCCCGTCCACAACAGGTTTGATCGAAAAAAATTCTCAAGGAAAAAGATATATCATTGTGCATGCTGGTTCTGAAAGTGGCTTTGTGCCCAATGCATTGCTAGTATTCAGCACTAAATCGATCGCAGCTGACTATCATCATGATATGAATGCGGCAAACTTCAACAAATGGTTACGGGAAAAATTGGTGCCGAATTTGCACGAACCGAGTGTAGTCGTTTTAGACAATGCAAGTTACCACACTGTGCAAATTAATAAGCTGCCAAATCGACAATCCCGAAAAGCAGATTTGCAAAACTGGCTTATAGAGAAATCGATACCGTTTGGTGAACGTTGTACTAAAGAACAACTCTTGTGTTTGATTGGACAGCATAAAGAAGAGCCTATCTACGAAGCAGATGAGATACTCAGGACTCATGGGCACGAGGTTCTAAGACTGCCACCATATCACTGTTTCTTGAACCCCATAGAGCTGATTTGGAGTATCGCTAAGCGAAAAGTGGCCAGCAAAAATGTAGCCCAATCTGCGCAAGAGTTTGAAAGAACTATTAGAGATTGCTTCGAAAGCGTGACCCCTAACGATTGGAAAAAAATGACTGATCATGTTGTCCACATAGAAAATCAGTACATGCAAAAGGATAACATAACTGCTCACATGAAAAGATTTGTCATAAGCGTCGGTGATGACGAGTCTTCTAGCAGTTCTGATCAATATACAGGAGGGGACTCGGAGCCGGAGTATTTGCTGTCCGACTTTGATAACTACTTAGAAGCAGAATATTTAGAGTCCGATTTTAACTACAGCGAATAAGGCCCaattgcaccaaccacatttaacagactgattaacgtcaaacagcagtgaagtatgaaatttcccatacaaatacatttagtgaacgctttaacggtgacagacggtttggtgcaaccgacccttagtcaTGGTTAGTTAAATGTGTAAATATTCATCTTAGTCAAAATTATTAATTGTAACTTAGtagttttaaatacctacctattggcCGTCTGTCTTTTCTGTAAGCAAACCAAGCAAGCAAGAAAAATGCAAATGTAGTAAGACTAGTAACTTGAACTTGACCttgagttgaaatttggcatagtATGTACtcgtacttatttaaattttttggtgatggattaatattacggtattatcgaactaggtcttatttacactacatttcatttttcgccttgtgacaatggtatatggtgagaaagtgtaaGCATATGTGTTTcacgttgactgtactttacatagttgTAGAAATGATGTGAGCTGTCTTTGAGTGCACGTCTACGTATATTCAActtacttatatccttaggtaccttacgtgtgcacagaaaatcaaaaatattttctagtatcaaaactataattcctactacacaaagtgtgaccagcccaagattttttgaatttcccgccaaacatttgggtaaaatttcagtagccagactctaccatcagtggggagacactccttgaagtgtcctttctgtacggtagtactattatttctttagtgctaccatacagaaaggaaacttcctacaaaaccgaactttgacagcggttcagggtcgaatcatactatccctttctaatatatggcactatccctttcggctatttagggttgtcaaaattaaagtgattatcttatctgtggtcgtgcacgccaaaggaagtcaagtggtgccaaccctaataattgctcggagcaatgctgagccgagcggagccgagtttggccgaagtcaggagtttcgcacccctggtaaaGTATTACGCCCAGAATAGGGTACTCCCTATTCTGGGCGTATATTCCACAGATCTACAATGTACAAGATTGCCTGTCAAAAtaggttagaccaagaaaagtctgcagtgattttgatagcccacgcagtgcaagtgttattttaaacgtcaaacttctatgaaattatgacgagtaaataacacttgcactgcgtgggctatcaaaatcgttgcagatttgtCTTGGTCTAACATATTCATGCCAAATTATTAATTCTAGTACTTCTATGATTCAGGCTAGAAGGTTCATAttctgttgttattctagaatGTTCTTCATCGCCGGTATCGTCCTGCTCTGCATTGCGAGTTGCCTCTCTGCGCCAGTAGACGACCCTATTCGGGTGGAGCTGCCGGTGTACGACCAACCGCAAGCCAACTCCGACGTTGATACCGTTCCCGTGGTAGCTGATCAGCGCTCAGAATCAGCCAGAAGTGACAAGTCGATTGTCGGGAATCTCATTGCGCATAAAATTGATGAGCTTGGCAAAAGAATTGCACATAATCATAATTATCACAATCATGCACAATTGGCACACTACGTAAGTGTCTCTCTCATAGCTTATATTAATTAGTTATCTGGAAATTGTCAGATAATGTAGGTTTTGGGCGCTGcagttaaaaaataattcagtgttaagtacctactaattaaAGTAAGGTGGGAtaagactaacatagtttataTTGCTcggtatgaggattccatacaagtgatagtcttatctcggtgatagtcttaccccaccttaccttattcatacatatacctacctatatgtggGTAGGTGGATATAGGGGGATAAAAACTGTCCGTGCCACTACAGCTTCCTACTTTGTGCACAATGTGGACATGTTTCTGACAAACAGATAACTTTTTCGGGCTAGTAGGACTAAATAACCTTATCttattgtaagtacaaagtttgAGAGCAATCTAGCTAGTCGTTTTATAATGAGAGCGTACTCAAATactaactacgtttgtatggagaaccgaggtTCCTGCCTGGCCAATAAAAAAAGTCACGAATTTAAAAAACGATTATATTAGACTTTCCGCTTAAATTTTAGCCAGAATGTAATTTCTACTCATAGGTACAGTTTAAAATTATTATGGATAGAGCGGGGCCAAGCTAACACAAAGTGTGGCCATATCATAAgtaaaatttctatgaaaatacgatgtttataatgacactccctcattttgttctgttcaagtcgATGTAAAATTAGCTTAACCTAACTTTATAAATCTGTTAACTCTCTCGAACTTTATAATACTCTGGCACAGCGACCTTATCGGTAGAAAACGCTGGCTTTAAAAAAATTTAGGCGCAGAGTTgattttccatagaaaatttgattttACCGCCTTTTGCACACATACAAACAATTTGGATGTGTTTCAgaatactttatttattttcaggagGGAGCTGAATATTTAGCAACGGGATATTTTGGTGCACCGGCGACGACGCTTGAAGGCGCTATTCTTGAATCTGAGGGATACGGCAGCAAGAAATTGTCACTGAAGGAAAATTTACACGGCATCGTCGCAGGACTCTTGCAAGTAGGTTCtatattacttatttaaaataaggtttttacCCGACTGGGATTTAGAATCAACCTATGACCGATGTCTGTGTCGTGTGTCCATCCTATTAGCCAGACAAGTTCTATTTGGCCCTGAGTTAATATCGCTATACAAACAGCTTACTCTTCTTCTTGGTCGCATCCATCATGACTGATGATCGTGGTTGGTGGGTTTTGTTCGGGCACGAACACACTCTCGCCATCGATTCCGGTCCATCGCTTTCCTCACCACGTCATAGAATTTCTGAGATGGTTCCTCGCCTTTGAGTTGGTCAGTCCATCGTGCTGGTGAACGGCCCCGTGACCTTTTGCCATCAGTATTACCAACAACGATTAACCTTTCCAAACTTTCGTCTCCCCTTCTCATTATATGGCCAAAGTAACTTAGGAAGCGTTGTTCACAGATTGTGGACAATCGCACTTTCACGTCGAGTTCCAACAGTATGGAGTGATTCGTGCGCTTAGCTGTCCATGGTATTCTCAGCATACGcctccaacaccacatctcaaaggCATCGATCCGTTGTTTCTCTCTGCTTTTGATTGTCCACGTTTCGGCTCCATACATAAATATTGGAAATACAAGGGCTCGTACAAGTCTTATTTTAGTGTTTCTGGATATTCCCCGATTACGCCATATTTTCTGAAGCCGCGTCATGGCATCTTTAGCCATTCCTATGCGCCTTTTGATCTCCGGAACACAGCTGCCATCATTACATACCTTTGACCCCAGATATACGAACTCATCAACAGTGTCTATACCCTGGATTGTAGGAGCTGCAGACAGGCGGC
Above is a window of Cydia splendana chromosome Z, ilCydSple1.2, whole genome shotgun sequence DNA encoding:
- the LOC134804242 gene encoding uncharacterized protein LOC134804242, translated to MFFIAGIVLLCIASCLSAPVDDPIRVELPVYDQPQANSDVDTVPVVADQRSESARSDKSIVGNLIAHKIDELGKRIAHNHNYHNHAQLAHYEGAEYLATGYFGAPATTLEGAILESEGYGSKKLSLKENLHGIVAGLLQPKPIVDTIKEEEKYGNSGDKFITAGRALVKGAEGVSNLVNSVLEVPGTIFKKITRVATEKLNNLGGKIIGL